The DNA segment CTGGGCGTTGAGAAACCCGGAAGTTTCGAAGCACCTCTAAATCCTAAAAAGTTAAGATCAATAGCCTGGGATAATACAAACAACACTTCGTTTATATCACTTGACAACCAGGACATTAAAATATTAAAAGGCGGTAATGCAATATTCCAAAAGACAGATGCCGAACGCAAAAGTCTTGTAGACCGCATTAAGTTCTTTACTCCAGATCCTTATATTAATACTATCGGAGGGGCTTTATCGGCTGCCGCTGATGGCGTATGGGATGGACAGACATGGCTTCATGGAGCTATCGGATGGCGAATGCCACTACCCGGTTGGAGGGCAGGTTTTCTGGGCGATGTACTGGGCATGAACGACCGTGCCGTATGCCATTTCAATGCATATGCGGCTAGTCAGGTTACCGATGTAGCACCTACAATCCCCCATCCCTCACAGGATTCTACTAACGCCCTGTCACGATGCGTCTACAAATGGGGAACTCAGATGTACAGCAACGGATATATTTGTCGTAATCCATACAATAGTCATCAGTTTCATCATTATGATATGAACCTCAACTATATCGATGAACTGCTATGGCATTTCTGCTTTGATGCCGACACTACTTACATGCGTAAGATGTGGCCGACAATCAAATTGAATCTGGAGTGGGAAAAACGCAACTGGGATCCTGATAATGACGGCCTGTATGATGCCTATTGCTGCATATGGGCTAGCGATGCCCTTTATTATAACAGCGGTGCCGCCACTCATTCTTCGGCATACAACTACCGTGCTAATCTTCTTGCTGCACGCATTGCGCAAATAATTGGCGAGGATGCCACACCTTATAAGAAAGAGGCTGAAAAGATACTTGATGCAATGAACCGGAGATTATGGCTTAAAGATAAAGGTCACTGGGCTGAATATCAAGACTTCATGGGTCTGAAACGTATACACCAGAGTGCTGCTTTATGGAGCATATACACACCTATCGACTGTGGAGCCTGTTCTCCATTACAGGCTTATCAAGCCACTGAATATATAGACAGGGAGATACCACATATACCGATAAAGATAGCCGGCGACACATTACTGTCGAAAGCAGAAAAAAATCTGTTTACGGTATCTACTACCAATTGGATGCCATACGACTGGAGCATAAATAATGTTGCACAGGGCGAGGTCATGCATACTGCTTTGTCATACTTTGAGGCAGGCAGAAACGAAGAAGGTTACAGACTAATGAAGGGTATGATAATGGACGGAATGTATCTGGGACAAAGTCCTGGTAACTTCGGTCAGATTTCTTATTACGATGCCTCTCTAGGTGAGTGCTATCGTGACTTTGGCGATGTTGTTGGTATATCTTCACGCACACTTATAGAAGGTCTTTTCGGTGTCCGTCCTGATGCGTTATTCGGTCGCTGCATACTGCAACCCGGATTTCCGTCCGAATGGCGTTCAGCATCTTTATCATCACCATATATGGATTACTCCTTTTCTCGTAATGACAAGACCGACACTTATATAATAAAACAGAATTTCAAGCAACAACTATCTATCGTTATCAGAGCAAAGCTGCCGTTTCAAGACGTAAATAATGTAACTATAAACGGTATAGATACACCATGGAAGATTGTTCGCTTGTCCGACAAAGATGCTTATGCTGAGATTAATGCACCTGCAGATAAGACTCTAAATGTGGTAATCAAATGGAGTGGTGACAGCATCTGCTCAACAACGTCCAATTCATATTTAGCAAAAGACCAACAGGCCGATAATGACACTGAAGAACCGTTATACGACAAGTCAAAACAGTTCTCTATGTGCAAGGATTTGAAGTATAATGCCAATATTACTGACATCTTTAAGAATAAATACACATCACCAAGTTCACCATATACCACTTTGCGTATACCCGAAAACGGCGTAGGCCAATGGTGTCATCCTATTTTCAATCCTGAGATAAATGATTCCGTGTTCCGTTCACTTGCTAAGAATAATACATTCTATGCTGATGGTGTTCCTTTTCACACACCTGCCAATGGCAAGAATATCATATACACATCTTTGTGGAATAATTATCCTGACAGCGTAACTATACCTATCAAGGGTAACGCCTCTACAGCATTTCTACTTATGGCAGGAAGCACCAATCCTATGCAGAGCCGTATTGCCAACGGTATAATTACAGTGCTTTACAAAGATGGAAGTTCTCAACAAATGGAATTGATAAACCCTGACAATTGGTGTCCGATAGAACAAGACTATTATGTTGACGGCAAAGCATTCTATACCTCTAGTCCTAGACCTCTGCGTGTGGGTTTCAGTACAGGTATTGTAAGTAGAGACATCAGTGATGTACTAAATATTAAAGGTGCATACCGCGAAATTCCGGGAGGAGCAGGTACAATTCTTAAGATGAAACTTGATCCTTCAAAGAAATTAAAGAGTATTACTCTACGTACATTATCTAATGATATTGTAATAGGACTGATATCCATAACATTACAACAATAGTTCCTATGGTGTAGAGTAATTCTACACTATACGTTTATATTTATGTGATGGATAAGCAATGGCACACTAAACCGGAATGCGGAACCGCATCCCGGTTTTGACTGCACTCCTATCCTACCGCCTAACTTTTTAACTATAGCCTTGCATATCGGCAGACCTAAACCTAATCCCTGAGAGAACTGGTCCAGTTTCTCAAACTTACCAAATATCTTTTTACGGTCTTCCACAGCTATGCCGATGCCGGTATCAGCTACAGACACATTAAGCATATCATCGTCTACATTATAGTCTACTGTTATGGTGCCTGCAGGTGTAAACTTGTTGGCATTCAGTATCAAGGCTTTCAGCACCCGCCTAAGGCTATTCGGATCCAGGCATACATAAATGGACTCATGCATCATGATTTTAAGTTCTACACCATCATGAATCTGCCCCTGCATGCTTTCTGATAAGTCATGCATCAACGAACTTACATCAAAATCCACACGCTCCATCTGATATTCGCCACTTTCAAGAGATGCCATAAGGAGCATATTATCAATCATACTTATCAGCAGTTCTGAGTTCTGGTGTATTATCTTCAGGAAGATGTCATGCTCCTCTGCAGTTACATCAGTATCTAATAACTGCATAAACCCTACTATCGAATTTAAGGGTGTACGTATTTCATGACTCATATTATGCAGGAATGCGTTTTTAATACTTTCTGCATGCTCCACATCTTCAATAACTTTTTCTTTTACTTTCATGATATTAATATTTTAAAAGCATCATGCCGTAGATTATGACCGCTGTAATCTCACGACCACAGGTGACAACCCGGGTTGTCTCCACCGAGAACGGTCAGTCGTCACTGCAAAATATAGATTCGGGAAGGAATCGAGTCGACCGTCGTCTATATCATCGTTAATCATAATTACAAGCATGATGCATACCAACCTTCATCAGATATAACTTTTTATTTCCACTCTGTTTCTGTTGTGCTATTATTTCTATCTCTTTCATATTATAATATTGTCTGGTCTATTCTTTTCCGGTTATTCTCCTTTCATAATATTGTTTCCACCCTGTAAGTTGTCTTCCTATTATATTTATCTGCATAGCATAGCGGGCATATTGTGCTGGTGTCAATAAATGCTGCTCTACACTTAATCTGAACAGCATTACCAACATATGATAGCGGTCGCAAAGTTCTATTATTAAAGGTAATTTGTCATAATTGCTATTGGCTCTGTATATTAATGATATCATTTCGAGATTGATATTAACCATCTTCTCACCAACCGTATATCTGTAAAAACGAGGAAATGATTTAACTCTTTCTATAACCATTCCAAGCATGCTGAAGGTTGCCTTATATATTGGGAGCTCCTCAGATAATGCCATTGGTTTTATGTGTCAACCGCCTAAAAGCGGTATTTAAATGATTCTTCATTTTCTAAAAATTCTAAAGTGATAAAGTTTTAAAGTGATAAATAGATTAATATGCCAAGACCGACCTAACATAGGCGTTGCCGTTAGTCTTATAGTAGTAGTACACGTAGACGTCACTACTGCGGAAGTCTACGACCACAGCGTAACTACCACCGTTCTCTGACGCAGACCAAAAATAATATGCACCTGAGCTAGGAATAATTTTATCTCCACCGGCTGTTGACAGTTTTGTATTCAAAGCATCAAAATAGGTACTTGTTGGCAGACTCTGTATTATATAAGCAGGAATGGCTGTTGTACTTGTGCGCATACCCTTTATTGTTGTATATTGATCACTGGTCCATGTACCTAAATTCTCCATTATATCCCACCATTCACCTACACTTGGAAGATACCAACCGGTATTAGTAGATGGTGAAACATTTGTTCTGCTTGTTCCGTCATTATAGGTTCTACAATAATACCATGCATAGTTACTACTTGTGTTTACATACGATGGATTCGCATTCAAAGCATCATAGCCACTACTAACATCATCAAAGCATGTCTTAAAGGTCGTAGCGTAAAGATGACCGGTACTTGTATGATCGGTATATGGGGAATTATTAGTACTTGACCAATAGCAACCATTGCCACTATTAGCATTTTTAAGAGCAAGGACCCTACCATGACGGCAACCTGCATCATATTGCGCCTGGGTAATCTCGCTGGAATAGATTATACCAACTGTTTGATTTGCCTTAAATGTCGTTCCATTTGTACCATCACTGTAAAGGTAATTCCCCACTATGGCATCACCTGTATAGAAATTACTTCTACCACTAGAAGGTAAGGCTGTATATGTGACCCTTGCATCATTTGCTCCACTACCGAATATAGAGATATTGCAGTTATAATCATAACCACGATATATATTAAAATCAGTGCAGTCTACAACTGGAGTTGTAGCACTTGTTACACCACCCAGATAGATACGATAGGTTGATTTCCAACCGGCTCCCCAACCTGCATACCTTTTTGCATTTATCAATATATAAGAAGCACCGGATGGGGCATTTGCACTTGTTCGCTGTTCTGAAGCTGTTATTGAACTATTCTTACCTGCAATATTCTCAAGAACATAATAAGGCCCTGCAGTAACTACGCCACCGGCAGAGGCCGATGTCGTTACAGAACTATAATTTATACCGCTATAACCTGTAGTCGGGTTATTTGAACTACCAGGAGCAATAAAACATTCATTGGGAACATTGCAAAGCTGATAATCAGTTATCGCTATATCACTTGATGGGGTTATCGTAAATGCGTACCTACTATAGATACGCTTGACCAATACAGACTGCGTTGCTGTCGAGGCATTTATTGTCACGTTGGGTGTTTCACCATACATGATACTTAATGCTGACGCAGGGTCTGATACAGGTGCCGTAACCTTTGCTCTCAACTCGGTAAGCGTACTTATACCATCAAGATATGAGCTACTGCCTGTATTTGCTACTGCACAGATTGCACAGTTACTGCCGAATCGTGTGGGCAGGGTAACAGAAGTAGGACTGGTCGAGGTATAGGCACTGCCTATCAGATGACCCTGACCATCAAATATAAGTATATCTATGTTATCAATGGCATCACTTATAGCCCGTGTTACTATTGTAGGGCTTTGCCTGCTTATATTAACGGTCAGCGATACTGTTCTGGGAGACATCTCTGACATATCTACAGAACTGCATGATGATAATACTGATATTAATGCCGTTAGCATTAACAAAACCAGAACTAGTTTTTGTCTTTGTTGTACTCTTAATATATTAAGTGATTCCTTCATCTTTATATTCTTTTCGTCTTACGGAATTACGCTATGGTATTACGATACTCTGGGCATATTCGTTCCATGGGATGACGCTCATTGAGATTTCTTTACGGCCACAGTCCAGTATTATTACTTTATTGTCACCTGAGTTCAGGGATACATAGTCGCCATTCTCATCACGGTCAGTGCTCCATACCAAGGTTTCTGTTGTTGGGCTCGAGACTCGGGTATCTGACTTGCCTGCATTGGAGGTTTTATAGACTTCCACTGTAATATGCTCGCCTGTCTTGTTGGGAAATGAGCAGACGGCATCTGTTACAAGCTGATTGTTACCATCAAATGATGACCGGGGACTGTAATCTATTGAATCGCCCGTAATCTGACCGGTAAAGGTCATCATACTGCGAAAGCCTGAGATGACGACACTATAAGAGCCATCTCCAAAGGTTTCCTTGAGCTGGCGTACAACCACTCTTAATGTTACAGGCTTGTTAAGCATCACGATACTGGCCTGCGTTGTATTATTTCCCTGTTGGCCTGAAGTATAGTTGTATACTCCATAATAGAGGGATGAGGGCAGGATGTATTTGCCTGTGACTGAGTCCAATTTTACACCGGCCGACATCAGGCCTATATCATCGCCCTCTGACGGGGTATGCATCACGACACTGTCCCTCGCTGAAGTGCCGATCGTTACAAGTGATACCGAGCCCAGACGGCTGTCGTAGCTCAGCAGATAGTTGCCATCAGGTTCGGCTGTTACGATACGGTCAAATTTACCATTTATGAATAGATATGCCTTTAGGTTACCACTTAATGCTGCGGGAAGCGGCCTGCCTGTACTGTCTGTGGCTGATACACTTACTGAGCATTGTACACAGTTCGAGAAATTCTCGTCTATGCAGGATGTCATTGTAAGTACCAGAACAAGACAGAACAGCTGTAACTCTTTGCAATATCTTAACTTCATAATCATAATAACTTGACTGTCTATAACTATTTTATTACTACTGTCTGGGTATTCACAGCCCAGTCTGTTACGGTTAATGTTACAGTTGCTGTAGCAGGGGTGATATTCTGGGATGGATCGAGAACACCACGGCCCTTTAGGGAAACGCTCAGAGAATAGATGTTATTGGCTTTTATAACGTCATTGTCGGTCGTTATTGATTTGTCTGACATGGCATCATCATTTATTATTATTGGATAATAAAGTTCTGTACCTGCATCACTGACACTTGTCTTGAACAGTCCCTTGATAACCAATTTTGTTGGACTTGTTGATGAATGAGGGAATACATAGAAGTAATAAGGAGTTGTGGAGGTGATATATACAACCGGATCAGCATCTGTACCAGTCCCAGTACCTGTATTGGTCAATGCCCCGCTACTTAAATAAGCATAATCATTAAGGGAGGAATTTATTGCACCTGATGCATTAGTCTGCTCACACTTACCTGTTGTGCCGGCAGACTCTGCCAGGGCAATATTCTGACTAGTTATTCCACCATAGGTGCAAACGTCATTGACATTATACATGAAGATTTCATGTACTGTAAAGGAAGCATTAGGATATGTAGTTGTACTTGCAAATGCAGACTTCAGAGAGTTTAGGTCTATACGGGCTACAAGACGGCCAAGGGGTACTGTTACACTTGAGGTATTTGAAGTGGCAAAAGAGGTAAAGCAGTTGTCTACCTCACCGGACATTGGAAGACCGGTCATTGTCTGAGAGTTTGTTGTGTTACGGGCGGCGTTTGACTGGCCGTCTGCACTTGTCGTATAGCTTAGATCGGCTGTCTGGGCTTTGAAATCATCCATCGAATTGCAGGCCGTAAACAAGGCCTTATCGGCTGCAGTGTTAATCGTATTGGCGGCAACTAGTATATTACGAGCCTGAGTGGTGGTCGATATTGAGGTCTTTGACTCGGTTTCTATTGTTACCTTACCTTTGTTGCCGTCAAACAGGCCAACATAAAATGCAGCAACCTTACCCTCACCGGTTCCATAAGTAGCGGAACTTGTCGGCATTGCGGAGGTTGAAGAGGCACGGGTTTGTAGACCCAAGCTCAAGTTAACGATAGCGGGGTTGCCACTAGATGTTTTCTCTTCTGTTTCAGAAGAAGTGCAGGATGTAATCGTCAAGACTGACATCAGTACTGCAATAATTAAATAATTCTTATTCATTGTCTCTTGTTTTTATAATTAATTCTTTATATATTTCTACATTTATATGATTTAATATCGATAAATTAGAAAGCGAGAACGGATCGTACATAAAGATTATTATCCGTAGTATTTCCACTTAAATACATATGCCCATCCATATAGAAAGCCAAATGACAAGCAAGTCCTGTCGTATACTCAGAAGAGGTCCAATACCTAGTATTTGTTAAAAATGGATCATATTTTCCATCTCCAATTATTTTCATTACTTGATTTATATTATTTGCACAAGTAGCAGCCTGATTAGCCCAATATATATAAGAATCTTGATCAATATAACCAGTAGATGACATTCCGCCCAAATTTACACAAATAAGAAAACATTGACCGACACTCGGTAGATACCATCCACTTGTTCCGCTTGGATTGGGAACAATCAATTTATATGTCGTTGCAGCATATGCACCAGGAAAAGTACTATTGTTTATCTTACTCGTATATGTCAAACCGTTATAATCATTTAGAACGGTACCAATATGTGCAGTTAAGCTACCTGTAGGATTAGAAGAAGGATATGGTCCCCATTGACAACCAGTACTTGCATTCTTTAATGCCATTGCATAACCATGTACAAAACCTTTTGCCTTGTCTGCAGCACTCGTTGTTGTACTAAATACGATTGCAACAGGAGTCTTACCTGAAATAAGTGTACTGCTGTATGAACCATCTGAATAGAATATATCTCCTATCTTAGGACCGAAATATTCAGGGACGGTTGCACTGGTATAATTGGCAACACTCGTGGTTACGGTAACATTAGTGGGTATAAGTTCATCAGAAACATTAGCGACACCTGTACCATTAATAGTTACAGACAAACCATAAGTAGTATTCGAACTTATCTGAGAATCACCTGTGCCTGATGTTACGGTAGATACGATATTGCCGGTTACATTACTGTTTACGGTTATTGGATAATATGTGGTGTATGTACTGTCACTGTTTGTCTTGAATGTTCCCTTGATTACCAATTTGGCAGGGTTGGTACTACTGTGTGGAAACACATAAAAGTAGTAGGGACCACTGTAAGTACTTATTATGCCACTACCAAGATATACAGTATTTGAATTGGCAACTATACACTCACCACTTACGTCACCACTAGTTGTCTTTTTACTCCAATTAGTAAGCTGATTATTGGCATTATAAATGAAGATTTCCGTAGGAGTGAAACTGCAACCTGAATATGAACCAGTGAAATTTGTTGTAAGGCTCGTTATAGCAACACGCGCTACCAAACGGGTAAGAGATACTGTTGGACTAAGGACTGTA comes from the Xylanibacter oryzae DSM 17970 genome and includes:
- a CDS encoding DUF4450 domain-containing protein, whose amino-acid sequence is MRKILILPALLLSVYALAQSPGNDFRKMQYYPEGDAFVCTNGNNRFTRALYGGNTLFRIETSDRPVFAAYNKTDNKNIRFRLTYKGNSVFLDSTSYCMAGYVGARRDYTLSDKNWDNGKLHISVLAYNDHEGGIWQFKTEGFNGKVKIEGLICEIANSKLNRMGDLGVEKPGSFEAPLNPKKLRSIAWDNTNNTSFISLDNQDIKILKGGNAIFQKTDAERKSLVDRIKFFTPDPYINTIGGALSAAADGVWDGQTWLHGAIGWRMPLPGWRAGFLGDVLGMNDRAVCHFNAYAASQVTDVAPTIPHPSQDSTNALSRCVYKWGTQMYSNGYICRNPYNSHQFHHYDMNLNYIDELLWHFCFDADTTYMRKMWPTIKLNLEWEKRNWDPDNDGLYDAYCCIWASDALYYNSGAATHSSAYNYRANLLAARIAQIIGEDATPYKKEAEKILDAMNRRLWLKDKGHWAEYQDFMGLKRIHQSAALWSIYTPIDCGACSPLQAYQATEYIDREIPHIPIKIAGDTLLSKAEKNLFTVSTTNWMPYDWSINNVAQGEVMHTALSYFEAGRNEEGYRLMKGMIMDGMYLGQSPGNFGQISYYDASLGECYRDFGDVVGISSRTLIEGLFGVRPDALFGRCILQPGFPSEWRSASLSSPYMDYSFSRNDKTDTYIIKQNFKQQLSIVIRAKLPFQDVNNVTINGIDTPWKIVRLSDKDAYAEINAPADKTLNVVIKWSGDSICSTTSNSYLAKDQQADNDTEEPLYDKSKQFSMCKDLKYNANITDIFKNKYTSPSSPYTTLRIPENGVGQWCHPIFNPEINDSVFRSLAKNNTFYADGVPFHTPANGKNIIYTSLWNNYPDSVTIPIKGNASTAFLLMAGSTNPMQSRIANGIITVLYKDGSSQQMELINPDNWCPIEQDYYVDGKAFYTSSPRPLRVGFSTGIVSRDISDVLNIKGAYREIPGGAGTILKMKLDPSKKLKSITLRTLSNDIVIGLISITLQQ
- a CDS encoding sensor histidine kinase; translated protein: MKVKEKVIEDVEHAESIKNAFLHNMSHEIRTPLNSIVGFMQLLDTDVTAEEHDIFLKIIHQNSELLISMIDNMLLMASLESGEYQMERVDFDVSSLMHDLSESMQGQIHDGVELKIMMHESIYVCLDPNSLRRVLKALILNANKFTPAGTITVDYNVDDDMLNVSVADTGIGIAVEDRKKIFGKFEKLDQFSQGLGLGLPICKAIVKKLGGRIGVQSKPGCGSAFRFSVPLLIHHININV
- a CDS encoding four helix bundle protein, which encodes MALSEELPIYKATFSMLGMVIERVKSFPRFYRYTVGEKMVNINLEMISLIYRANSNYDKLPLIIELCDRYHMLVMLFRLSVEQHLLTPAQYARYAMQINIIGRQLTGWKQYYERRITGKE
- a CDS encoding DUF4906 domain-containing protein, yielding MKESLNILRVQQRQKLVLVLLMLTALISVLSSCSSVDMSEMSPRTVSLTVNISRQSPTIVTRAISDAIDNIDILIFDGQGHLIGSAYTSTSPTSVTLPTRFGSNCAICAVANTGSSSYLDGISTLTELRAKVTAPVSDPASALSIMYGETPNVTINASTATQSVLVKRIYSRYAFTITPSSDIAITDYQLCNVPNECFIAPGSSNNPTTGYSGINYSSVTTSASAGGVVTAGPYYVLENIAGKNSSITASEQRTSANAPSGASYILINAKRYAGWGAGWKSTYRIYLGGVTSATTPVVDCTDFNIYRGYDYNCNISIFGSGANDARVTYTALPSSGRSNFYTGDAIVGNYLYSDGTNGTTFKANQTVGIIYSSEITQAQYDAGCRHGRVLALKNANSGNGCYWSSTNNSPYTDHTSTGHLYATTFKTCFDDVSSGYDALNANPSYVNTSSNYAWYYCRTYNDGTSRTNVSPSTNTGWYLPSVGEWWDIMENLGTWTSDQYTTIKGMRTSTTAIPAYIIQSLPTSTYFDALNTKLSTAGGDKIIPSSGAYYFWSASENGGSYAVVVDFRSSDVYVYYYYKTNGNAYVRSVLAY
- a CDS encoding FimB/Mfa2 family fimbrial subunit codes for the protein MKLRYCKELQLFCLVLVLTMTSCIDENFSNCVQCSVSVSATDSTGRPLPAALSGNLKAYLFINGKFDRIVTAEPDGNYLLSYDSRLGSVSLVTIGTSARDSVVMHTPSEGDDIGLMSAGVKLDSVTGKYILPSSLYYGVYNYTSGQQGNNTTQASIVMLNKPVTLRVVVRQLKETFGDGSYSVVISGFRSMMTFTGQITGDSIDYSPRSSFDGNNQLVTDAVCSFPNKTGEHITVEVYKTSNAGKSDTRVSSPTTETLVWSTDRDENGDYVSLNSGDNKVIILDCGRKEISMSVIPWNEYAQSIVIP
- a CDS encoding fimbrial protein, yielding MASNKSDSISTRANGTIPVDNGGTAGTNEGFLNHICVALFNSSGNLVTIHEYDYINGSTETIATRKDATQMLVFANVPQGAFSGKYTINDFYTVPQDLGYTTSVDGKSKTGVTIANSQSMKSLPMMSAVQSLNWSSGTVLSPTVSLTRLVARVAITSLTTNFTGSYSGCSFTPTEIFIYNANNQLTNWSKKTTSGDVSGECIVANSNTVYLGSGIISTYSGPYYFYVFPHSSTNPAKLVIKGTFKTNSDSTYTTYYPITVNSNVTGNIVSTVTSGTGDSQISSNTTYGLSVTINGTGVANVSDELIPTNVTVTTSVANYTSATVPEYFGPKIGDIFYSDGSYSSTLISGKTPVAIVFSTTTSAADKAKGFVHGYAMALKNASTGCQWGPYPSSNPTGSLTAHIGTVLNDYNGLTYTSKINNSTFPGAYAATTYKLIVPNPSGTSGWYLPSVGQCFLICVNLGGMSSTGYIDQDSYIYWANQAATCANNINQVMKIIGDGKYDPFLTNTRYWTSSEYTTGLACHLAFYMDGHMYLSGNTTDNNLYVRSVLAF